From the Chlorogloeopsis sp. ULAP01 genome, the window ATGAGAAATTATGGTCGTATTTCTACTAGGTAACATAAAGAGTCACAGTTTCACTAGCGTAGGAGAATTTGCAAGTGCGTAGTTTAAAAATACCCTGTTTATTCTTTACCCTGCTTTTGTCAAACTGTAAAAAGTTGTTAATTACCTCTTTGCAACTATACAAGTATATGTATGCAACTTGAAACTACTTGCTGTGATGATATGGGAATAGACTCAGCCGAAGCGAGGAAGACTAGCTAATCAAGGAGTTTTTGAGGGTTTCTTGGAGAAATAGCTTCTATCAAGATACTTGTAGATATGAGATAAGGGGTAAATGACAGGTAAGTATACTCACATTTGGTGGAAGTATTCTGATTTATGAAGTAAATAATATTTTAATAATTCGTAAAACACTAATTGTGTCTCCTTCCAAGCGTAGAATTATTCCATGAAGTTGATAGGTGGAAATAAATTAAGGTTTTTCAATGTCAGCAAATTTAATTAATATCACTAGTAACAATCCAACTAATCGCAAATTATGGATGGCAGCAATTAAACCACCCATGTACAGTGTGGCTATGATGCCTATTTGGGTAGGAACTGCTGTAGCATTCGCGGAAACTAAGATTTTTAATGTAGCAGTATTTTTTACTTTTTTAGCGGCAGCAATCTTAATTTTGGCTTGGGAAAACCTCAGTAATGATGTTTTTGATTCTGAAACGGGAATTGATAAAAATAAACATCATTCTTTAGTAAACTTGACTGGTAACAAACTATTAATATTTTTGTTGGGTAATGTATTTTTATGTTTGGGTTTGTTAGGAATACTAGCGATCGCTTGGTGGCAACATGATCCAACAGTAATTGGATTAATTCTGGTTTGTTGTATTTTGGGCTACCTTTACCAAGGGCCTCCATTTCGTTTAGGATATCAGGGTTTAGGTGAAATTCTTTGCTTTTTTGCTTTTGGCCCTTTGGCAGTATCGGCAGCATATTACAGCCAAACGCAAACTTGGTCAATCCTAAATTTAGCAGCATCGGTAATTGTTGGCATTGCCACAACCTTAATTTTGTATTGTTCACACTTTCACCAGGTTGAAGATGACTTAGCGGCAGGAAAGCGATCGCCGATTGTTCGGCTGGGTACGCAAAGAGGCGCACAAGTATTGCATTGGTTTACTGGTAGCATTTACGTGCTCACTGTTTTATTTGTAGTGTGGGGAATTTTTCCCGTGTGGACATTACTGAGTTGGGTGAGTTTACCCTTCGCGATTAAATTATGCCGTCACGTTCAAGAAAATCATTACCAGCCAGAAAAAGTCAGTAACTGTAAATTCATTGCTGTCGCCGTGCATTTTTGGTGTTGCTTGCTGTTTGGTGCCGGATTTATGGTTTAAGGCAGACGGCAGAAGGGAAGAAAGGAAAGAAAGCTGTTGGCAACTTATTAAACAATGCACTATAAATTCGAGTTTCGTCCTTACCAGCGAAAATTTGTGCGTACAGTTGTCACCAGTCACGGTATTTGGGAAATCCGTGAGGGTATTATTCTCCGCCTTACCGATGAATTTGGAAAAGTAGGTTGGGGAGAGATTGCCCCGATTAGTTGGTTTGGTTGCGAAACCCTAGAGCAAGCCTTAAATTTTTGTCAGCAGCTATCGCCGGAAATCACAGAGGAGACAATTTTTTCTATCCCTGATGATTTACCCGCGTGCCAATTTGGGTTTGAATCGGCGATTTCTCCCCCTCCCCCTCCTGTCTCTCTCAGCTACAGTGGTTTGTTGCCTGCCGGAGAAGCAGCCTTAGAGGCTTGGCAAGAGTTGTGGCAGCAGGGATATTCTACTTTTAAATGGAAAATTGCTGTTTATCCTAAGGCTGTTGAACTGAAAATCTTGGCATCACTTCTTCAAAGTTTACCAGTGTCTACAAAATTGCGTTTAGATGCCAACTGCGGGTTGAGTTTTGAGGAAGCTAACTTGTGGTTGGCAACTTGCGACAAAGTGAATGCCGATAGTGAATTGCCAGTGAAAATTGAATTTATTGAACAACCCTTACCTGTGGATGAATTTCCGGCGATGTTGGAATTGAGTAGACGATATCAGAGTGCGATCGCTTTAGATGAGTCAATCGCCACGCTGAAACAACTTGAATACTACTACAAAAATGGCTGGCGAGGAATTTTTGTGATCAAACCTGGAATAGTCGGTTCTCCTTCTCGTCTGCGTCAGTTTTGTCAACAGCATAAAATTGATGCTGTGTTCTCATCAGTGTTTGAAACAATAGTTGGTAGAAAAGCAGCGCTCCAACTGGCAGTAGAATTATCCCAACACAATCGGGCAGTCGGTTTTGGTGTTAGCCACTACTTTGGTGAAGAAGATGCTGTTTGGCTGGAAAATCTATGGTAAAAACGTTAAAGCATCTTGTCGAGCAGACATATTATCTGCCTCATGATTGGTTAATTTGCGAACATAGCCATGAATTTATACAGTTAACTGAAAAATTTTATTTAGAATTAGCGCAATTTTCGCACTGGCAAACTCCACCAAAAATCATCTTAGCCGAACACGAACCAGTACGATTTTTAGCTGCTTTTCTAGCTGCTTGTGCAAGTAATAGTTCAGTTTTTCTTTGTAATCCCAACTGGGTAAAACATGAATGGCAACAAGTATTTGAACTTGTACAACCAGATATTATTTGGGGAATGGAAGGAAGAGGAGGCGGGAAGGGGGAGACAAGGAGGCAAGGGGAATCAAGAAGACACGGAGACACGGTGACAACCAGACAAGGGGAAAAGGAAACTATTTTTGGATTCTCTGACTCGCCACGCATCATGATTCCCACTGGTGGTTCATCAGGAAAGATTAAATTTGCGATTCATACCTGGGATACGCTGACAGCATCTGTACAAGGATTTACAGAATATTTTCAGTTACAGCAAGTCAATTCATTTTGCGTTTTGCCGTTACATCACGTCAGTGGTTTAATGCAATTTATGCGTTGTTTTACTACTGGTGGAAAACTAGTTATTTTGCCTTTTAAAAAATTAGAATCTGGAAAACTAATTAATATAAATTTATCAGATTTTTTCATATCTTTAGTACCAACTCAATTACAACGCCTTCTCCAAAAAGTTAATTTAACTCAATGGCTATCCCAATTTCAAACAGTTCTTCTGGGAGGTGCGCCAGCTTGGGATGAACTGTTAGTAAAAGCGAGATACCATCAAATCAATTTATCTCTTACCTATGGCATGACTGAAACTGCTTCTGGAATTGCCACTCTTAAACATGATGATTTTCTTCATGGTAAAGTGAACTGCGGTCAAATTCTTCCTCATGCCAAAGTCACTATTCGTAACGAACAAGGTGAAGCTTTACATCCCAATCAAGTTGGAAATATTTCTATTCAAGCTCAGTCTTTATACCTTGGTTACTATCCTTTAAATAATGATTTTAGTGAAGTTGATGCTAGCTGTGTTCCTATTTTCAACACAGATGATTTAGGATTCTTAGATAATGAAGGTTACTTAAATATTATTGGGCGTAGTAGCAACAAAATCATTACAGGTGGTGAAAATGTCTATCCCTTAGAAATTGAATCGGCAATCAGAGCTACTACAATGGTAACTGATATTTACGTCATTGGAATACCAGATCAAGATTGGGGACAAGCTGTAACAGCTATTTATATCCCCAAATATGAAAATACCTCTTCAGAGGAGATTCAAAATTTACTGAAGGATAAACTCAGTAAATTCAAAATTCCTAAATACTGGATTCCTGTACAATTTTTACCTCGCAATTCTCAAGGCAAAATTAATCACCAACAGCTAGAGCAAGAAGCCATAGAATACTCAAAACTTTTAAATAGCTTCTCTTGATTTTCTTCTCTCAATGTTCTCTGCGTCTTTGCGGTTTATTTCCAACCATCTCATCACTGATTCGGGCAACTCTGTTCTATTTCTACTATTTGTTTCAATACAAACGTGTCTGGTTATAGCCTTAGAAACCATAACATCAGCAACTATGATTTCGTAATTGATTTCAAATTTATCAACACCTAGCTTTTGTGGCATCAAACTAATAGTTAACTTATCACCACAAAACATTGGTCGCAGAAAATCTACACTAGTATGAACAATTGGAAAAGCTACAGAGTAATTACTAAAAAATTCTTTGAGATTAATACCTGATGCTTCTAAAGATTCTTCGTAAGCTTCATGACAAATACCCAAAACATTAGCAAAGTATACTACACCAGCAGCATCAGTATCTTGAAAGCGGACGGTGCGATGATAAGTAAAAGACATAAGTCAAATTTCGCCTTTTGTATAGATTTAATTTCTGAATATATCTGAATATAAACACCATAAATAAAATAGGGTATTAGAGATAATTTTTAATCAGGGGAAAATAGAGTGAAACGAAATACTCTCAACCGCTTGATTTTTTTATTATTATCAACCCTGAGCGCAATTCTGTTTTCAACAACAGTTCTAGCGCAAACCGACATTAATATTAACAACGCTAATATTATCCACTTTGGCAGTGATGTGACAGTAGCTCCTCAACAAACTGTGGAAAATGCTCTTGCGATCGGAGGCATGGTGACGATTCAAGAGGGAGCACGAGTCACTCAGACTGCGATCGCTGTTGATGGTGATGTGATTTTAGAAAAGGGCGCTCGTGTTGATGGCGATGTTTATACAGTGGGAGGAAAAATTATTACAGCACAGGGAGCCACTATAGGTGGTGCTTCAAGTACAGTCTTCGAGAATGGTAGATGGGGAATGCATGGTGTTAGGCAAAGGAGATTTGGCAACTTTATTTTTCGCTATCTCTTCAATGTGGCTTTCCACCTTCTGAATATACTTATAGGTACTATTATTGGTATTTTGATCCTACTTTGGCGACGGAATTTCTTGCCAAGCTTGGCAGCAACTATTAGCCAATATCCCCTCCAATGTGGATTGTGGGGTTTAGGCGGTTTGTTTGCTGTACTTTTGCTAGTTATCCTCCTAGCAGTGAGCTTAATCGGAATTCCACTGTTGCCCCTAGTTGCTTTACTAGTTGCTATTACGGTGCTTGTTGGAAATCTTGGAGTTGCTCTTTGGCTTGGGCAAAGAACTTTATCAGCTACTGGGCGATCGCCTATCCAAAAATTTCTGATTGGGATGCTGATTTTGGCTTTAATTGGTTTGATTCCGGTACTGGGAGGATTGGTGTTATCGGTAGTGAATATTCTTGGCTTTGGTGCAATTTTGGCTGGGCTTTTGGGCAAACGACGTTCGCAAGTTGTTCAGGATGAACACCCATAATCAACTAAAGGCGATCGCTATGTGAACATCCAAGGGCGCGATTGCACACCCGCCACCCATTTGTCTTTCCTTCTGCCTCTAGCATAGCTGCCTTCTGCCTTATTTCTTCAGGTGTATCAACTCAAAGGATAATATATATCCTCAGAACAAGGATTGAGATAGGGACGTTGCAAATCGATTCCGAATTTAGAAAAATGCTTATAGATAGTTTGTATGCGCTCTTCGACGGAATTCTTGCCTTTTTGCCAAGCCTCCAACAAAGCATTGGCAACAATTTGACAACGGTTGATACCAAAACTTTCTTGAGCAACAAACTTTTGATTTGGTTCTTCAGCAAGACTTAGCCCAGGTGCCAAAAACTTTGTAAACAGGGGAGTTTCTGGGTGAAAATGAGATTGATGTTGTGTATATACGGCTTGCAGAACTTTTCTGACTGTGGGATAGTCGTGACGTTCAAAGTAAAGCACTCCTGAATCGTAACGTCCGTAAGCAGAGTAATTGTATGGAACTTGAAAACTAAAGGGAATTGCTGCATCATTCAGTTCCAGTGTCAAGCTCTCCATCATCGCGATCGCACCTGATGGAGTTAAATTCAAATAGATTCGCCCTTTTCCCAAATCAGTGTCAAAGTTTGCTTGTACTTTTTGCCCAATATTGCTGACTGCCACATAGCAACCATATTGCAGTCGATTCTTGGGCATCCAAATGTCAATTACATCTCCCACCTTAGCAGCTTGCATCATTGGTTCTAAATGCCGAGCCTGCTTTGCAGGAGCCAGACTAACGCTTTCTATGTGCATCGTCAAGCCACCTTTAGTCACTGCTAAACTGCCATCAGGTTCTCGACGCAATACCTGCCAATCAGGATCAAAGTAACCAATGCCGTGATTGCTCTGGTGCAATTGCTCGTATAGTTGCCTATCAATCCCTAAAATCGAGTTATTTTCTAAAGATTTATGTGGTAAATAATCTGTAGGCTCGGCTTTTAATGACAAGATACTTTGCAACGAACCGTTGTAATAAATACCGTAAATAAAATTTCGCAGTAGCAGAGTCAGATACTTATACTGTAGCTCTGTAGAATTTTTCTGAAATCTCTGTGCTAACTGACTGGGCAGGGCAAAGGGTTGATAATTGGGATGGCAAATGCAAAATTTAGATTCAATCTGGATATTGCTGGCAATATCGAGCAGTTCACGATCGCAAGAACCTAGCATGATTCAAACTTAAATACTTTGAGAGGAGCGTGGAAAAAGATGAAGTTAATTACGTTATACTCCACAGTTCCTACTTTATCCTGGACACTTAATACTTTTCTTAACACCCACGTAAACGGGTTTTGTTGTAGAAAACGCGAACCAAATTCTGTTCCTTGTTTGCTTGTGGATGTTTACTTATTTTTGTAAAGGGTTTAACAATTTCTGATTCAGGTATACCAAAAACTGTTATCACAGATTCTTGAGGTTTTGTTAATAAATCTTTGGCAACTTGGAGTACATAGACACTTATATTATCAAAGTGTCTGTCATATTGAATACTGTCTTGAATATTTTGAATCAAAACTAAACCCGCAAATTGAACAACTCGCTGCATCAAGTCGTGTCGGTACTCCAAAATCATCGGAAAAGCATTCAAATAAGCTTGGATTAATGCCAGCATAGAAGGCTGAAGAACTTCTAAAGGTGTAGCTGCTAACTGTAGAGATTCTTCCTGGGTGATCAAGGGATCTACTACTAGACTTTCTAACCAAATTCTTAAATAACTTGCTACTAGAGTTCCCAAATCAAAGGCGGGTTCTCCCCAGGCACAAGCTTCCCAGTCAATTAGCCGCACAAGACAGTTATCTAGTTGATTCCACCGAGAATGCACCAAAATATTTTCTAGTTTTAAATCGTTGTGAGTTAGGCAACAAGGTTCCCATAAAGCTGCTAATTGGGCGATCGCTGCTTCTATACTTTCGTAGCGTTGGTAAAGAGCATAAAATTTCAGTGCTTGGGTTGGAGCATTACCGAAAATATCTGAACTAATTGACTCTATACCTTGAGCGGGATTGTAAAACTGATAGCGAAACTGCCCTTGAGGAGCAGTTGCCATAAAATCACGATATTCGCGGCGATTAAATGTGGCACGATGCAGCACGCCCAAGCAACTACCAATAGCAGTAGCAATTTCTGAAGGGTAAATATCGCTGTTTTGATAAAAATCTCTTAGTTCTAAATATTCCGATAGATAGTTGCGAACAAGGATAGAATTTTCCTCATCAAAATGCAGAACTAAAGACGCGATTTCTGCAATGTTTCCTAAAACTGGGAACTGCTGCAACAGTTGATGAAACAGCCATTCCTTGAAAAACTCCTCAGGAATGCGATGATCGTCAATCTGATGTTCTTGTTTAACTAGCAGTGTACGAGCGCCCGTGCTGGGATGGCGATCGCCTTTGAGAGTCACCAGTAAGTTGGCATTTTTGTTGTTAGTCTCTGGCAAGTTTTTGGCTGATGCGCCATCTTCTGAGCTACACAGATCTGCTTGTTGCAAATACTGAATAACGTTATGAGAAGACAGTGTAAATATCATGTATATTTCCTAAATCGTATAATTACTTAGAAAATTAGCAACGTTGTTATTAGCCTGATGTTACGCAGAGCTAAATAGCACAAACTTACAAGTATCATTAATGATTGGTACTATCTATTAATATCCTATACCTTTAAGAAATACTTGCCAAAATGGCAAGACAGCCTTTACTGTTACTTTAAATTTTTCTGTTGTATCTATTCAAATCTTTAAATACTTGAGTGAAATTACTGGCGTATCTACGGGGTTTACAAATTGCGGTTTTTGATTTGACTAAGTTATACCAATGCGTGGATTTTGGATTGGACATCTCCTTGGTGTGTCGGGGTTTGATGAATCCATACGTCGCAATCTTTTTTTATTTGGTGTTACACGAAGACAGTATGAACCATCACTAATAATTAAATTTAGCTGTAGAAATTTAGGTTAAATCTAATGATTTTTGACAACCTAAAAGCCTGAAATAGTCGATTATCTTGAAAAAAGTAGAGTAATTCACATCAAGACTTCCACTAAAAGCTTAAAGGCAAAGCCTCGAAACCCCAGTTACCAACATTATCCTGGTAAAAAAACTAGATACTCTACCCAGGGTGCAGGATATCAGGTAATCACTTATTTACTGCATCCTTCCCAAGTAATATTCATGCCTGATCTGGATTCTTAAAAGAGCGATCGCAATTTTTTTCTGACTAACTCTCACACTTAAAAACATTTCTTCCTCACCTCAATCAATAGCAAAAAACTAAACAATAACTAGACAAAGCAAGTCGCTTGATAGTAAGCGTTTTTCTACACAAAAATATTAATTTACAAATCATAATTTCCGCAGTGTAGTAATTACTGATCCTGAACTCCAGATTTATAGAAATTTATAGAAATTTGTACCTCTTAAAGAGAGTCAGATAGGTATAAATCAGGGTTGTGAACTGAATTCAACACTCTTTTTGAATTTACAGGAGGAAAGTCAAAATATATAAACTTAGTATAAATTAGTGCAAGTAGGAAGAAAACTACTTTGTGCCAATTGGAACAAGAATCAGCAAAACAACCAAATTAAACGTAATATATACCCTGTAAGATCCCCGACTTTTCTCAAAAGTAGGAGATTTGGGTTTTCAGTTTATTTATGCTGACTCACTTAGCAACAAAGGTTGTGCTCGCAAGCATAGTGTGGCTAATCACAGTCGATATTGTTAAAAAACCACTTTGTTGTAATATAAATGTACTAATTATTGTTTTTAGAGAAAAGTTGCCATGAAAATGACACTATCTTCTGATTGCCACAAATTGATGTACCATTACTGCCAGAGTTAACATACCCAAAATAATCATCAACCCAGCAGGCATAAACTTACGTGTTTTGGCAAATCTAAATGCAAAGACAATCAATAGTACCGCAGTAACAATTGCAGCTAAAGTTAAACCCCAAGTTTGTCCTTGAAGCCGCATAAAAGCCGCGAAAATTAGCAGTAAGCCGCAGATGCTAGCACTGATCAGAGAAACATTGCTACTAGCGTTGATGTAACCAATAATACCACCGATAATTGTAACGATACCGTAGATAAAGGCGGCAACAATATCTAAAGCCATTGTTAAAACCTATGTAGATTTTAATTTTACCGCAAGCGTCAGCAGACAATTTATCATAGCTATCTAGCTAAATAACTGAATCGATTGATGGATAATCAAGCAATCGCAAAGGTTCAATTCCTTCAGCGCCAAGCAGCATCACTCTTACTCTACCAATCTGTTCTGCAAACAGAGGTAGGTATAGCATTTTTAAATTTGTTGCAAACTATACGTTATACTGAGGCAGACGCTAGGAGTTGCTTACAAGCCTATGGTAATTACTTTAGATCCTTAGCAGCAATAAATCAAAATTGGGAGGAATATTTAGTAACTCAAATTCTCAAAGACGAGAATCCTTTTACAAAACAAGCCCAACAGCAGAAATTTGCAAGTTTGCCTCCTGCTTTGGTAGCAGCAGTTAGACATGATTTACAAGCACTGCAACATCTATATGAATGTAGCACTGCGACTTTGAGTGAATGGGTGCAATGTGTAGCACATTTACCTGTGTCGCCAGTAGTGTGGTACAACGAGCAACATAAAATAGAAGCAATTCACGACTTACAATTAGCAGAGAAACTACAAAAGTTAGAAAATTGGGCTGAGGTTGCACAAGACTTGGCAGCTTACTATCACAAATTTGGCACAGGCTTATTCGCTGAGTTTAAAGCGCTGCGGTGGCAATCTGGACAATTTATCGGCATAGCCAATTTCGATCCTGTGAAATTGAGTGAACTAACGGGTTACGAGTCGCAAAAAGAAACTTTGTTAAAAAATACAAATTTCTTATTATTAGGGCAGACAGCACTGCACATATTACTTTACGGTAGTCGCGGTTCTGGAAAATCTTCTTTAGTCAAAGCTCTGCTTAATGAGTATGGCGATCGCAACTTACGCTTACTGGAAGTAGCAAAATCAGAATTGAAAGATTTACCGATGATTGTGGAACAGTTGCGAGGAGCGCCCCAGAAATTTATCATCTTTGTTGATGACCTTTCCTTTGAAGAGGATGACGATGCGTTTAAAGCATTAAAAGTAGTATTAGAAGGTAATTTAACTGCACGTTCGCAAAACGTCGTGGTATATGCCACTTCTAACCGTCGCCATTTAGTGCGGGAGTTTTTTACTGATCGCCCCGCTCCCAGAGATAACGATGAAGTTCACGCTTGGGATACCATGCAAGAGAAACTTTCGTTTAGCGATCGCTTTGGTTTAACTTTGACTTTTGAACCTGCCGATCAAAAAACTTATTTAAAAATTATCCGCCATCTTGCAGATTTAGCTGGAATTGATATTCTTGATGAAGATTTGGAATACCAAGCTTTGCAATGGGCAACTCGTCACAACGGGCGTTCTGGCAGAACAGCAAAGCAATTTATAGATTTTTTAAAAGCAGATTTATCAATTTTTAATTCACGAAATCATTCACTTACAAACTAGTCATCTATTTTTCAGTAATCAATATAAATTCAATTTCTCAATCTCACTGATAACAAATGTGCATACATAACACTTAAAACTCTCCCTTACACTCAATCTATGCTCAAATCAAGCAATATGCAATCAGCAATGGTAAGCAATAGATTCATTTTAGGCATAGTTGCCTTCGGTATTAGTTTTGGTCTCAGTCTTGCTCTCACCTGGAATTTTGGTAAATCCTTCATTATCGGTTTAATCACCTTGATTGTGACTTATAGTGCCTTATTTGTAGAGCAACAACAAAGAAATCATGAAATGCTTGCTAGGCGTGATTCGCTTCACAGGCGTATTCGAGAGCTTGAAGGATTGAAATCGCGTATGCTCGCAGAAATAAATCAACTTGAGGCACATCATGCTTTACTCTATCAAGAGTCAAACAAGTTCCAAAACCAAGTA encodes:
- a CDS encoding TMEM14 family protein is translated as MALDIVAAFIYGIVTIIGGIIGYINASSNVSLISASICGLLLIFAAFMRLQGQTWGLTLAAIVTAVLLIVFAFRFAKTRKFMPAGLMIILGMLTLAVMVHQFVAIRR
- a CDS encoding aminoglycoside phosphotransferase family protein, with product MIFTLSSHNVIQYLQQADLCSSEDGASAKNLPETNNKNANLLVTLKGDRHPSTGARTLLVKQEHQIDDHRIPEEFFKEWLFHQLLQQFPVLGNIAEIASLVLHFDEENSILVRNYLSEYLELRDFYQNSDIYPSEIATAIGSCLGVLHRATFNRREYRDFMATAPQGQFRYQFYNPAQGIESISSDIFGNAPTQALKFYALYQRYESIEAAIAQLAALWEPCCLTHNDLKLENILVHSRWNQLDNCLVRLIDWEACAWGEPAFDLGTLVASYLRIWLESLVVDPLITQEESLQLAATPLEVLQPSMLALIQAYLNAFPMILEYRHDLMQRVVQFAGLVLIQNIQDSIQYDRHFDNISVYVLQVAKDLLTKPQESVITVFGIPESEIVKPFTKISKHPQANKEQNLVRVFYNKTRLRGC
- a CDS encoding 2-succinylbenzoate--CoA ligase: MVKTLKHLVEQTYYLPHDWLICEHSHEFIQLTEKFYLELAQFSHWQTPPKIILAEHEPVRFLAAFLAACASNSSVFLCNPNWVKHEWQQVFELVQPDIIWGMEGRGGGKGETRRQGESRRHGDTVTTRQGEKETIFGFSDSPRIMIPTGGSSGKIKFAIHTWDTLTASVQGFTEYFQLQQVNSFCVLPLHHVSGLMQFMRCFTTGGKLVILPFKKLESGKLININLSDFFISLVPTQLQRLLQKVNLTQWLSQFQTVLLGGAPAWDELLVKARYHQINLSLTYGMTETASGIATLKHDDFLHGKVNCGQILPHAKVTIRNEQGEALHPNQVGNISIQAQSLYLGYYPLNNDFSEVDASCVPIFNTDDLGFLDNEGYLNIIGRSSNKIITGGENVYPLEIESAIRATTMVTDIYVIGIPDQDWGQAVTAIYIPKYENTSSEEIQNLLKDKLSKFKIPKYWIPVQFLPRNSQGKINHQQLEQEAIEYSKLLNSFS
- a CDS encoding T3SS effector HopA1 family protein, with protein sequence MLGSCDRELLDIASNIQIESKFCICHPNYQPFALPSQLAQRFQKNSTELQYKYLTLLLRNFIYGIYYNGSLQSILSLKAEPTDYLPHKSLENNSILGIDRQLYEQLHQSNHGIGYFDPDWQVLRREPDGSLAVTKGGLTMHIESVSLAPAKQARHLEPMMQAAKVGDVIDIWMPKNRLQYGCYVAVSNIGQKVQANFDTDLGKGRIYLNLTPSGAIAMMESLTLELNDAAIPFSFQVPYNYSAYGRYDSGVLYFERHDYPTVRKVLQAVYTQHQSHFHPETPLFTKFLAPGLSLAEEPNQKFVAQESFGINRCQIVANALLEAWQKGKNSVEERIQTIYKHFSKFGIDLQRPYLNPCSEDIYYPLS
- the menA gene encoding 2-carboxy-1,4-naphthoquinone phytyltransferase; protein product: MSANLINITSNNPTNRKLWMAAIKPPMYSVAMMPIWVGTAVAFAETKIFNVAVFFTFLAAAILILAWENLSNDVFDSETGIDKNKHHSLVNLTGNKLLIFLLGNVFLCLGLLGILAIAWWQHDPTVIGLILVCCILGYLYQGPPFRLGYQGLGEILCFFAFGPLAVSAAYYSQTQTWSILNLAASVIVGIATTLILYCSHFHQVEDDLAAGKRSPIVRLGTQRGAQVLHWFTGSIYVLTVLFVVWGIFPVWTLLSWVSLPFAIKLCRHVQENHYQPEKVSNCKFIAVAVHFWCCLLFGAGFMV
- a CDS encoding thioesterase family protein; amino-acid sequence: MSFTYHRTVRFQDTDAAGVVYFANVLGICHEAYEESLEASGINLKEFFSNYSVAFPIVHTSVDFLRPMFCGDKLTISLMPQKLGVDKFEINYEIIVADVMVSKAITRHVCIETNSRNRTELPESVMRWLEINRKDAENIERRKSREAI
- a CDS encoding ATP-binding protein, giving the protein MDNQAIAKVQFLQRQAASLLLYQSVLQTEVGIAFLNLLQTIRYTEADARSCLQAYGNYFRSLAAINQNWEEYLVTQILKDENPFTKQAQQQKFASLPPALVAAVRHDLQALQHLYECSTATLSEWVQCVAHLPVSPVVWYNEQHKIEAIHDLQLAEKLQKLENWAEVAQDLAAYYHKFGTGLFAEFKALRWQSGQFIGIANFDPVKLSELTGYESQKETLLKNTNFLLLGQTALHILLYGSRGSGKSSLVKALLNEYGDRNLRLLEVAKSELKDLPMIVEQLRGAPQKFIIFVDDLSFEEDDDAFKALKVVLEGNLTARSQNVVVYATSNRRHLVREFFTDRPAPRDNDEVHAWDTMQEKLSFSDRFGLTLTFEPADQKTYLKIIRHLADLAGIDILDEDLEYQALQWATRHNGRSGRTAKQFIDFLKADLSIFNSRNHSLTN
- a CDS encoding o-succinylbenzoate synthase — encoded protein: MHYKFEFRPYQRKFVRTVVTSHGIWEIREGIILRLTDEFGKVGWGEIAPISWFGCETLEQALNFCQQLSPEITEETIFSIPDDLPACQFGFESAISPPPPPVSLSYSGLLPAGEAALEAWQELWQQGYSTFKWKIAVYPKAVELKILASLLQSLPVSTKLRLDANCGLSFEEANLWLATCDKVNADSELPVKIEFIEQPLPVDEFPAMLELSRRYQSAIALDESIATLKQLEYYYKNGWRGIFVIKPGIVGSPSRLRQFCQQHKIDAVFSSVFETIVGRKAALQLAVELSQHNRAVGFGVSHYFGEEDAVWLENLW